In Patagioenas fasciata isolate bPatFas1 chromosome 18, bPatFas1.hap1, whole genome shotgun sequence, a genomic segment contains:
- the SCPEP1 gene encoding retinoid-inducible serine carboxypeptidase, with product MGTGLLPLLLAGLAGLAAGVVLRQSPEPKELWGYVQVRSKAHMFWWLYYANNPTKDFTELPLILWLQGGPGASGCGFGNFEEIGPLDKEMKPRNTTWLQAASILFVDNPVGTGFSYVDDCSLFAKNLTTVVSDMMAFLGEFFTCRTEFQTIPFYIFSESYGGKMAAGIALELHEAVQKGTIKCNFMGTALGDSWISPLDSVLSWAPYLYSTSLLDDNGLREVTAVAKEIMDAINKNQYGLATELWGKAEEVIEENTDNVNFYNIMTKEVPETKLDEQENLHLIRLYQRHVKNMHKDSLNELMNGPIRKKLKIIPDCVKWGGQSRDVFDNMAEDFMKPVIDIVDQLLAANVSVTIYNGQLDLIVDTMGQEAWMRKLKWPNLDQFSQQKWKALYVSPDSTETAAFHKAYENLAFFWILKAGHMVPSDQGEMALKMVRMVTQQQL from the exons ATGGGGAcggggctgctcccgctgctgctggCGGGACTGGCGGGGCTGGCGGCAG GTGTAGTTCTGAGGCAGTCCCCAGAGcccaaggagctgtggggataTGTGCAAGTTCGAAGTAAGGCCCACATGTTCTGGTGGCTCTACTATGCAAATAACCCAACCAAAGACTTCACAGAATTACCTCTCATCTTATGGCTTCAG GGAGGTCCAGGAGCTTCAGGCTGTGGATTTGGGAACTTTGAAGAGATTGGTCCATTAGACAAAGAAATGAAACCAAGAAATACAACTTGG TTGCAGGCAGCCAGTATCTTGTTTGTGGATAACCCTGTGGGCACTGGATTCAGTTATGTGGATGACTGCAGCTTGTTTGCGAAAAACCTCACCACAGTAGTTTCCGACATGATGGCTTTTCTTGGAGAATTCTTCACATGTAGAACAGAATTCCAG acCATCCCATTCTACATATTTTCTGAATCTTATGGCGGTAAAATGGCTGCTGGAATTGCTTTAGAGCTACATGAG GCTGTTCAAAAAGGGACCATAAAGTGCAATTTTATGGGGACTGCTCTTGGAGACTCATGGATTTCTCCTTTGG ACTCTGTGCTGTCTTGGGCGCCCTACCTTTACAGCACA tctctccttgatGATAATGGTCTACGAGAGGTGACTGCTGTTGCCAAAGAAATAATGGAtgcaataaataaaaatcaatatgGATTGGCCACGGAGCTCTGGGGCAAAGCTGAAGAAGTCATTGAAGAG aacacaGACAATGTGAACTTCTACAACATCATGACAAAGGAGGTTCCAGAAACAAAATTAGATGAACAAGAAAATCTCCATCTCA taAGACTTTACCAGCGCCATGTCAAAAATATGCATAAGGACAGCCTCAATGAATTGATGAATGGACCCATCAGAAAGAAGCTAAAAATCATTCCTGACTGTGTGAAATGGGGAG GTCAGTCCAGAGATGTCTTTGACAACATGGCTGAGGACTTCATGAAACCTGTCATCGATATTGTTGACCAGCTGTTGGCAGCCAACGTCAGTGTTACAATCTACAATGGGCAGCTGGATCTCATTGTTGACACCATGG GCCAGGAGGCGTGGATGCGGAAACTGAAATGGCCTAATTTGGACCAATTCAGCCAGCAAAAGTGGAAGGCACTCTATGTGTCTCCAGACTCCACTGAGACAGCTGCTTTCCACAAGGCCTATGAGAATTTGGCTTTCTTCTGGATTCTTAAGGCTGGGCACATG GTACCGTCCGATCAAGGAGAGATGGCTCTGAAAATGGTCAGGATGGTGACCCAGCAGCAGCTCTAG